In a single window of the Pocillopora verrucosa isolate sample1 chromosome 4, ASM3666991v2, whole genome shotgun sequence genome:
- the LOC131778134 gene encoding histamine H2 receptor-like — MALSDATMSNDSNVNYTSNDEMDSHSQEDFDVIIAIFVILCTIGLSIIVINGFVIYLVCTRQYLKTVTNFCLASLAISDMLSGLYAVPLIIACTTHNNYYICVAMDLGQRFLSISTVLHLLLITLERYFTIVFSVMRTTSVISKKTCVAILLVVWLTSLCVSLSQISFMRDPMKAPSQSQITYDFVCLAVLAVVPLVIMGVAYFHIFYTLRKHCEQIKRDVSHISSQCTQHNSKKERKALLIYSAMICVFIVGWFNYFFNSLQEDLGNRVGIPLWADVILLILRFSTGLLNPLLYTFLKQDFRRARKSICSSRKRTGWYRRSTFTSSFSTRKTGLSSNSFAESQQMASSL; from the coding sequence ATGGCGCTCTCTGACGCAACAATGTCAAACGACAGTAATGTAAATTACACCTCAAATGACGAAATGGACTCTCATTCCCAAGAAGACTTTGATGTAATCATAGCTATCTTCGTTATCCTGTGCACGATTGGGCTATCTATAATTGTTATCAACGGCTTCGTCATTTATCTTGTGTGTACCAGACAGTATCTGAAGACAGTGACCAACTTCTGCCTGGCAAGCCTGGCGATATCCGATATGTTATCGGGTTTGTATGCAGTACCACTCATTATCGCCTGTACCACCCATAATAACTATTATATCTGTGTGGCTATGGACTTGGGGCAAAGATTCCTCTCGATATCAACCGTGCTCCACCTACTCTTGATAACATTGGAGAGATATTTTACAATTGTGTTCTCGGTCATGAGAACTACGTCAGTCATCTCCAAGAAAACCTGCGTGGCAATTCTGTTGGTAGTCTGGTTAACCTCACTCTGCGTCTCACTCTCCCAAATCTCATTCATGCGCGATCCAATGAAAGCACCAAGCCAAAGCCAAATCACCTACGATTTTGTTTGCCTGGCGGTACTAGCCGTTGTTCCTCTAGTGATAATGGGAGTGGCGTACTTCCATATTTTCTACACTCTAAGGAAACACTGCGAACAAATAAAGCGCGACGTATCTCATATTTCTTCGCAGTGCACGCAACACAACTCCAAAAAAGAACGGAAAGCCCTGCTTATCTACAGCGCAATGATTTGCGTTTTCATCGTGGGATGGTTCAACTATTTTTTCAATTCGTTGCAAGAGGATTTAGGCAATAGGGTAGGGATCCCATTATGGGCTGAtgtaattttattgattttgagGTTTAGCACTGGCCTCCTAAACCCACTGTTGTACACCTTTCTCAAGCAGGATTTTCGGCGAGCCAGAAAATCAATTTGCTCTTCGAGAAAACGTACTGGATGGTATCGTCGATCCACATTTACATCTTCGTTTTCCACCAGAAAAACAGGCCTTTCTTCTAACTCATTTGCCGAGTCTCAACAAATGGCGTCTTCTCTTTAA